TCGACCCCTTCCTGACCCCCGAACGCGCGATCGAGCTGGGCGTCGAAAAGGCCGACCTCGACACCTTGCTCGCCAAGGCCGATTTCATCACGCTGCACACACCGCTGACCGACCAGACGCGCAATATCCTGTCGAAGGAGAATCTCGCCAAAACCAAGAAGGGCGTGCGGATCATCAACTGCGCGCGCGGCGGGCTGATCGACGAAGCCGCGCTGAAGGAGGCGCTCGACAGCGGCCATGTCGCGGGCGCGGCGCTCGATGTTTTCCAGGCCGAGCCCCCGGCCGCCGACCACCCGCTGTTCGGCACCCCGAACTTCATCTGCACGCCGCACCTCGGTGCATCGACCGACGAGGCGCAGGTCAATGTCGCCATCCAGGTGGCCGAGCAGATCAGCGACTATCTGCTCACCGGCGGCATCACCAACGCGCTCAACGTCCCCAGCCTGTCGGCCGAGGAAGCGCCGAAGCTGCGCCCCTATATGAGCCTCGCCGAAAAATTGGGCAGCCTCGTCGGGCAGCTCGCGCACGACAATCTAACCACCATCTCGATCGAGGTAGAAGGGGCCGCCGCCGAGCTCAATCTCAAGCCGATCACCGCCGCGGTGCTGACGGGCCTGATGCGCCGCTATTCGGACAGCGTGAACATGGTCAACGCCCCCCATCTCGCGCGCGAGCGCGGCCTCGATGTACGCGAAGTCCGCCATGATCGCGAAGGCGACTATCACACGCTCGTACGCGTCACCGTCGCGACCGAAGCGGGCGACCGTTCGGTCGCGGGCACCTTGTTCGGTAACAACGAACCGCGCCTCGTCGAAATGTTTGGGATCAAGGTCGAGGCCGATCTCGACGGCGATATGCTTTATATCGTCAACGAGGACGCCCCGGGCTTCATCGGCCGCATCGGCGGCGCGCTGGGCGATGCAGGCCTCAACATCGGCACCTTCCACCTCGGACGCCGGGCCGCGGGCGGCGAAGCGGTGCTGCTGCTCAGCCTCGACTCGCCGATGCCCGAACCGCTCCTGTGGCAGCTCTGCCAGCTTCCGGGCGTGAAGACGGTGAAGGGTTTGAAATTCTGAGCCTGTTCTGCCCTCCCCTTCAGGGAAGGGCAGCGAGACTTGCCAGCTTGCTGGCTTAGTCGCAGCAGGCGGGGGACATCGGCCCTGCAAAACGCCGCGAGCCCCTACCCCAACCCCTCCCCTGAAGGGGAGGGGCTTTCGTTTGCGGCATTCACCGCGTAGGAGAGCCACCCATGACCAAGGCCCCCGCCCTGCTGCCCGAAGGCCTCCGCGACCGCCTCCCCCGCCAAGCGGAGGCCGCCTCGCGCGTCACTCGCGCGCTCGTCGATGCGATGTGCGCGCACGGCTATGGTCGCGTATCGCCGCCGCTCGCCGAGTTCCGCGAAACGCTCGGCGGCGACGACGAACGCTCGACGCGCGACCTGCTGCGTTTCACCGACCCGGTGTCGCAGCGCACGCTGGCGCTACGCCCCGACATTACGCGGCAGGTTGGCCGCATCGCCACCTCGCTGCTCGCCAGTGCGCCCCGCCCGCTACGTCTCTGTTATGCGGGGCAAGTCGTGAAGCTTCGCGCCAGCCAGCTCCGCCCCGCGCGCGAGATGCTGCAGGTCGGCGCCGAACTGATCGGCAGCGACAGCGTCGCCGCGGCGCGCGAGATCGTGACGGTCGCTATCGACGCGCTCGAAGCCGCTGGTATCGGCCCGGTCACGATCGATTTCACCCTGCCCGACGTCGTCGACCTGCTCGCAAGCGGACCGCTGCCTGTCGAAGCCGACATCCAGCAATTACGCGACGAACTCGATGCCAAGGATGCCGGCGCGCTGACGCGGATCGGCGCAACCGCCTATCTGCCGCTGCTCCGCGCGACCGGCCCGTTCGATCAGGCGATCGCCGATCTTCGCTCTTTCGATACCGGCGGAGTTCTCACCGCCCGCATCGACGCGCTCGAAGCGATTGCCGCGCCGATCCGCGATCGTGTGACGCTGACGCTCGATCCGACCGAGCGCCACGGCTTCGCCTATCAAAGCTGGTTCGGCTTTCAGGTCTTCGTGCCGGGACAGGGCGATGCGGTCGGCCGCGGTGGCGGCTATTCGATTCCCGTCGGCGAACAGGAGGAATCGGCGGTCGGCTTTTCGCTCTACCCCGATCCGCTGATCGACGCCGGACTTGGCGCCGAGAATGATCGCGAACGCCGCATCTTCCTGCCGCTCGGCCACGACGCGGCGCTCGCTGCAAGTTTGCGCGCGGACGACTGGCAGACAGTGGCGGCGCTCTCCGACAGCGACGACGCCCGCGCGCTCGGCTGTGGTTTCATTCTCGGCCCCGAAGGGCCCGTGGAAGTTTAGAAGTCCGCGCCGCCGAAGCGGGCCATGCCCTGATTCGCTCCCGGAGGGTCGAGCACGGTGACGTCGAGATCGATCGGTTCGCCGATCCAGCGCGCAAGGCTGGTATGGTCTGCAAGGTCGTCGTCGGTCAGCGGGTGAACCAGCGCGCGCAGCCCTGTCGGCTCGATCGCCGCGATAACGGCATCCTGCGACCGGGCCAGAAAATGCACCTCATATTGCGCGATCGGGTGTGGACCGACCGCGCGGTCGGTCATCGCCCCGACGAACAGGATCGCGGGATCGCGGGTAAAATCGTCGCGCAGCGCCGCCGCAGCGGGGCGCTCGGCGAGGTCATAATAGATATGGGCGTGATAGCGGGCGTCGAGGTTCGTCATCCCCCCTCCCTATCGCAACGATCAGCGAGCGAACAGCCGTTTCAGCCAGGCGTCGACCGCTGTCGTGGGCGCATAGGATGGGTCGCCCAGCCGCCGGTTGATTTCGGCATGCCCCTGCAACCCCTCGCCCGGAAAGCTGCCATGCTCGACCCGGCTCCCACCCGCTTCCAACGCCGAGCCCAGCGCCTTCGCCTGCCGCACGCCATCGGGGCGCTGGACGTAGAGGAGCAGGAATTGCGGGGCGTTGGGCGCCCCAGCGTGCATTGCCGGCGACAATGTTTTTTGCCGCGCGGGATCGGTCCCGAACGCCTGCTTGTATGTCGCCTGCATGATCGGCGGTCCGTCCTTCATCTGCGCAGGCACGTCATAGGCCGCGCCGTCGATCGGGAGCACTCCGGCGATATCGGAGAACGACAGTCCCGCGCCGCGCAGGTAGCGCTCGTCGGTCCCGACCAGCGCGACGAGATGTGCGCCCGCGCTATGCCCCATCAACGCGATGCGCCGCCTATCGATACCGAGCGTGCCGGCACGATCGATGAGCGCCCTGACCGCCGACGCAACGTCCGCCGCCTGTTGTTCGACGGTCGCCGCCGGAACCAGCCGGTAATCGATCGACGCGAAGGCATAGCCCGCCGCCGGATAATGTTCGGCCTTGAAGCGTCCGGTCGCATTGTCCTTGCTGCCGCGTTTCCAACCACCGCCATGAACGAATATCACCAGCGGCGCCGGCGACTTCGTACCCTTCGCGCGCCAGACATCGAAGCGCTGCAACGCGTCATCGCCATAGGCGAGCGTCTCGCTCCCCGGCACCTTCGATCCCGTATCGGCGCCCATGCGCTCTGCCATCCGCTCGCGGATCCGCTCGCGCACCGTCTCGCGCGCATCGGCAAAGGGGCTGGGCACGGCGAGACTCGCCACTGCAAAGACGGCGACGCCCGCATACTTAATCCATTTTCGCTTGTTCATCGGCGCTCTCCGCTATCCCTGCACATGCGCTTCTCGCCCGGATTTGTCGCAAAAACTTGCCACCATCCCTTGCCTCTACGGCCAAATCCGCTAAGGCCGCGCCGGGCCGAAAGGCGCCAATCAGCAGGACAGCATCATGGCAAATGTTACCGTCATCGGGTCGCAATGGGGCGACGAGGGCAAGGGCAAGATCGTCGACTGGCTCGCCAGCCGCGCCGACGCCGTCGTCCGGTTCCAGGGCGGTCACAATGCCGGCCATACGCTGGTCGTCGGCGAGCAGGTCTACAAGCTCTCGCTGCTTCCCTCGGGCATCGTCACGGGGACGCTGTCGATCATCGGCAACGGGGTGGTGCTCGATCCATGGGCACTGCGCGACGAGATCGCCAAGCTGCGCGGTCAAGGCGTCGAGATCAATGCAGACAATTTCGCGATCGCCGACAATTGCGCGCTGATCCTTCCCTTTCACCGCGACCTCGACGCGCTGCGCGAAACCGCCGCAGGCGCGGGCAAGATCGGCACCACCGGGCGCGGCATCGGCCCCGCTTATGAGGACAAGGTCGGTCGCCGCGCGATCCGCGTCTGCGACCTTGCGCATCTCGACAAGCTCGAACCGCAGCTCGACCGCCTGACCGCGCATCACGACGCGCTGCGCGCCGGCTTCGGCGAACCGCCGATCGACCGCGAGCGCCTGGTCGCCGACCTCCGCGAGATCGCCGACTATGTGCTCGAATATGCCCAGCCCGTCTGGAAGCGTCTGAAAAAGGTCCGCAAGGCTGGCGCACGCATCCTGTTCGAAGGCGCGCAGGGCGTGCTGCTCGATATCGATCATGGCACCTATCCGTTCGTCACCAGCTCGAACACGGTCAGCGGCACCGCGGCGTCGGGCTCAGGCCTCGGCCCCTCGGCGGTCGGCTTCGTGCTCGGGATTGCCAAGGCCTATACGACGCGCGTCGGCAGCGGCCCCTTCCCGACCGAGCTTGAGGACGAGACCGGCCAGCGTCTTGGCGAGCGCGGACATGAATTCGGCACCGTCACCGGCCGCAAGCGCCGCTGCGGCTGGTTCGATGCCGTGCTCGTGCGGCAAAGCTGCGCCGTGTCGGGCGTCACCGGCATCGCGCTGACCAAGCTCGACGTGCTCGACGGGTTTGATACGATCCGCATCTGCACGGGATATCGCCTTCGCGGCAAGATTCTCGACTATTTTCCGGCGCACGCCGCCGATCAGGCCGAGGTCGAACCGATCTACGAAGAAATGGACGGCTGGCACGAATCGACCGCGGGCGCGCGCAGCTATGCCGACCTGCCCGCGCAGGCGATCAAATATATCCAGCGCGTGCAGGAGCTGATCGAAACGCCGATCGCGCTCGTCTCGACGAGCCCCGAACGCGAGGACACGATCCTGATCCGCGATCCGTTCAGCGACTAGAACGATCCTCCCTGTGGCCAAGCCATGGGGAGGTGGCAGCGCGAAGCGCTGACCGAGGGGCTTTGGCGCCGACGTCGCGGCCCTCCACTACTCCCCACGCCCACGGCGCAGGGAGGATTATTTGCCAGCCGCTGCCACATCGCGAATTGCCGCGACGAAGCCCGCCGGGTCGTCTTCCTGGATGAAATGTCCGCCCCTCAGCGTGCGGTGCGCCATGCCCTGCGCGCCCGGCACCCGCGCCGTGAACAGCGCATCGCCGCCGCGCGTGATCGGATCGCCGTCGGAAAAGCAGCAGAGGAAGGGCTTGTCGAACGCCTCGAGCGCCGCCCATGCGCGCTTCTGGTCCGGAACCGCGACATTGTTGCCAAGCGGCACGAAGGACGGATAGATGCGCGCCGCGACCTTCGATCCGCGCGTCGGGAACGGCGCGTCATAAGCCGCGATCTCGGCAGCGCTCAGTTCACGCTTTGCGCCGGCCCCAACGATCCTCCCGATCGGGAAGACCGGGCTGTAGCGCGAAAAGGCGCGCCAGATCGCAAACGCGCGCGGGGCGGGCTGGCCTTCGGGCAGGCCGCCGTTGGACAGCGCGACCCCGGCGAACCGTTCGGGCATTTCGGCAACGAGCCGCAACCCGATCAGCGAACCCCAGTCCTGACAAGCGAGGATCATGTTTTTGAGGTCGAGCGCCTCGACCCATTGCCGCATCCACGCGACCTGCGCCGCATAGCTGTAAGCGCCGCGGTCGAGCGGCTTGTCCGACCGGCCGAAGCCGATCAGGTCGGGCGCGACGACGCGAAAGCCCGCCGCGGTCGCCGGGCCGATCATATGGCGATACAGATAGGACCAGGTCGGCTCGCCGTGCAGCATCAGCACCGGCTGCGCATCCTTCGCCCCTTCATCGACATAATGAACGCGAAGCCCGTCGGCGATCTCGACATATTCGGGCGCATAGGGCCAGTCGGCCAGCTCCGCAAAACGCTCGTCAGACGTACGATAGACACGCATCATATTCTCCCCCACCCATGGTCGATTGCAGCTTAGGCGGCTTCCGTTTGGGCACAAGCCATGCCAGATTGCGGCATGACCCGACATATCCTCATCTTCTACGGCAGCTATCGCCGCGACCGGCAGGGCATCACGCTCGCGCGCTGGCTCGTCGATGCCATCGATGCGCGCGGCGACAGCGCCGAACTGATCGACGCGAAAGCGGTCGGCCTGCCGATGCTCGACCGGATGTACAAGGAATATCCGAAGGGCGAAGCGCCCACGGCGATGGAGGAACTCGCGGGGAAGATCCGCGCCGCCGACGGCTTTCTGTTCGTTACCGGCGAATATAATTGGGGGCCGCAGCCGGGGCTCAAGAACCTCACGGACCATTATCTCGAGGAATGGTTCTGGCGCCCCGCCGCGATCGCCTGTTATTCGGCGGGCCCGTGGTCGGGGGTGCGCGCGATGATGGGCTGGCGCGACACGCTCGGCGAGATGGGAATGGCGGTCACGTCATCGATCCTGCCGGTTGGGCGGATCGGCGGCGCGTTCGACGCCGAGGGCAATCCGACGGGCGACGACGGCGCGCGGCTGGAGAAGAGCTTTCCCCGCTTCGCCGAAGACCTCAATTGGTGGATCGACGCCGCCAAGGCGCAACGCGCGAAGGCCGATCCGCCCTACTGAGTCGGTGCTAGCCCGACTTGAGTTCGGAGGCGAGCAGCAGGCTGGCGCGCCAGAAGAAGAAAGCGGGGATGAGGCCGAGCCACGCCGCGCCATAAAGAACGTAGCGCACGCTTTCCTCGCCATAGGCGGGCGCGAGTGCGTCCGACAGCACGCCAAAGAGGAAGGGGCCGAATCCGAGCCCGATCAGATTCTGACCGAACAGCATGATCGACGCCGCGACCGCGCGCGCCTGCGGCCGCACCAGCCCCTGAACGCAGGCATAGGCGGGGCCATAATAGGCTGAATTGAGGATGGTCGGGACGATGAGCAGCGCCACCGCGACGCGCCAGTCGTCCATTTGATAGCCGAGAAAGAGGATCGGGGCGCCGACGGCCATGCCATAGGCGGGCAAGGTCAGAATATGTCGCTTGTCGCGCTTGCCGAAAATGTCGGCGCATTTGCCGCCGAGCCAAGTACCGAATACCCCTGCCAGCCCCAGCACCACCGCCATCGACAGCCCCGCTTCGGTGGTCGACAGGCCGTGGCTGCGGATGAAAAAGCTGATCGTCCACAGCGCCTTGCCATAACCGAGGAAGGCGGTGACGGACGCCGCGATCAATATGTAGAGGAACGCGCGCGACGAAAAGATTTCGCGCATCGCCTCGCGCGCGGGAAGCTGTGCCGGCGCAGCCTCCGCCGTCGTCTCGACGGGTCGGTGATGCCGCGGTTCGCGCATCACGAACAGCACCGCCAGCGCGAGCAGCAGACCGGGCGCCCCGACGAGCATCAATGCGATGCGCCAGCCGTAGAGATCGTTGACGATGCCGCCGAGAATCAGCCCGAGCAGCGAACCGATCGGGACGCCGAGGCCATAAAATGCGATCGCCGACGAGCGCTTTTCGGGCGCAACACTGTCCGAAATCAGCGAATGCGCGGCGGGAGTGCACCCTGCCTCGCCCACGCCGACGCCGATGCGCGCGAGGAGCAATTGCACGAAGTTCTGCGCCAACCCGCACACCGCGGTCATCGCCGACCAGATGGCGAGCGCGAGGGCGATCAGCCGGACGCGGTTCGTCCCCTCCCGGTCGGCATAGCGCGCGATCGGGATGCCAAGCAGCGCATAGAAAACGGCGAAGGCGGGGCCGGCGAGCAGGCCAAGTTCGGTATCCGAAAGGCCGAGGTCGGCCTTTATCGGTTCGGCGAGGATATTGACGATCTGCCGATCGAGAAAGTTGAAGATATAGACGATCAACAGGATCCACAGCATCGTCCGCGTTTGCGCGGAAATGCCATCGGCTGACGGCGAAGCGATACCCGGGGCCGGCGAGGCTTTGTCAGTCATTTATATCTCCCGCCGCCATGGGAGCAGACCCGAGGGACCGGTGTCAACGTCCATCCGTCGCGCCGGAAATGCCCGCTCACAATTGCCGTTACGGCGCCTGCCGTGCAGCGCGTGGAAATATTTTTCGGCCGGTCAGGGGCGATCGCGCCGCGGCTTCCGATCCCGGCCCTCCAGCTCCAGCAATTCCATCGGGACATGGATCGCGCGTACCGCCAGCCGGACCTCGAC
This DNA window, taken from Sphingopyxis sp. PAMC25046, encodes the following:
- a CDS encoding NADPH-dependent FMN reductase, which gives rise to MTRHILIFYGSYRRDRQGITLARWLVDAIDARGDSAELIDAKAVGLPMLDRMYKEYPKGEAPTAMEELAGKIRAADGFLFVTGEYNWGPQPGLKNLTDHYLEEWFWRPAAIACYSAGPWSGVRAMMGWRDTLGEMGMAVTSSILPVGRIGGAFDAEGNPTGDDGARLEKSFPRFAEDLNWWIDAAKAQRAKADPPY
- a CDS encoding ATP phosphoribosyltransferase regulatory subunit, translating into MTKAPALLPEGLRDRLPRQAEAASRVTRALVDAMCAHGYGRVSPPLAEFRETLGGDDERSTRDLLRFTDPVSQRTLALRPDITRQVGRIATSLLASAPRPLRLCYAGQVVKLRASQLRPAREMLQVGAELIGSDSVAAAREIVTVAIDALEAAGIGPVTIDFTLPDVVDLLASGPLPVEADIQQLRDELDAKDAGALTRIGATAYLPLLRATGPFDQAIADLRSFDTGGVLTARIDALEAIAAPIRDRVTLTLDPTERHGFAYQSWFGFQVFVPGQGDAVGRGGGYSIPVGEQEESAVGFSLYPDPLIDAGLGAENDRERRIFLPLGHDAALAASLRADDWQTVAALSDSDDARALGCGFILGPEGPVEV
- a CDS encoding haloalkane dehalogenase, with amino-acid sequence MMRVYRTSDERFAELADWPYAPEYVEIADGLRVHYVDEGAKDAQPVLMLHGEPTWSYLYRHMIGPATAAGFRVVAPDLIGFGRSDKPLDRGAYSYAAQVAWMRQWVEALDLKNMILACQDWGSLIGLRLVAEMPERFAGVALSNGGLPEGQPAPRAFAIWRAFSRYSPVFPIGRIVGAGAKRELSAAEIAAYDAPFPTRGSKVAARIYPSFVPLGNNVAVPDQKRAWAALEAFDKPFLCCFSDGDPITRGGDALFTARVPGAQGMAHRTLRGGHFIQEDDPAGFVAAIRDVAAAGK
- a CDS encoding alpha/beta hydrolase, with the translated sequence MNKRKWIKYAGVAVFAVASLAVPSPFADARETVRERIRERMAERMGADTGSKVPGSETLAYGDDALQRFDVWRAKGTKSPAPLVIFVHGGGWKRGSKDNATGRFKAEHYPAAGYAFASIDYRLVPAATVEQQAADVASAVRALIDRAGTLGIDRRRIALMGHSAGAHLVALVGTDERYLRGAGLSFSDIAGVLPIDGAAYDVPAQMKDGPPIMQATYKQAFGTDPARQKTLSPAMHAGAPNAPQFLLLYVQRPDGVRQAKALGSALEAGGSRVEHGSFPGEGLQGHAEINRRLGDPSYAPTTAVDAWLKRLFAR
- a CDS encoding MFS transporter gives rise to the protein MTDKASPAPGIASPSADGISAQTRTMLWILLIVYIFNFLDRQIVNILAEPIKADLGLSDTELGLLAGPAFAVFYALLGIPIARYADREGTNRVRLIALALAIWSAMTAVCGLAQNFVQLLLARIGVGVGEAGCTPAAHSLISDSVAPEKRSSAIAFYGLGVPIGSLLGLILGGIVNDLYGWRIALMLVGAPGLLLALAVLFVMREPRHHRPVETTAEAAPAQLPAREAMREIFSSRAFLYILIAASVTAFLGYGKALWTISFFIRSHGLSTTEAGLSMAVVLGLAGVFGTWLGGKCADIFGKRDKRHILTLPAYGMAVGAPILFLGYQMDDWRVAVALLIVPTILNSAYYGPAYACVQGLVRPQARAVAASIMLFGQNLIGLGFGPFLFGVLSDALAPAYGEESVRYVLYGAAWLGLIPAFFFWRASLLLASELKSG
- a CDS encoding adenylosuccinate synthase — its product is MANVTVIGSQWGDEGKGKIVDWLASRADAVVRFQGGHNAGHTLVVGEQVYKLSLLPSGIVTGTLSIIGNGVVLDPWALRDEIAKLRGQGVEINADNFAIADNCALILPFHRDLDALRETAAGAGKIGTTGRGIGPAYEDKVGRRAIRVCDLAHLDKLEPQLDRLTAHHDALRAGFGEPPIDRERLVADLREIADYVLEYAQPVWKRLKKVRKAGARILFEGAQGVLLDIDHGTYPFVTSSNTVSGTAASGSGLGPSAVGFVLGIAKAYTTRVGSGPFPTELEDETGQRLGERGHEFGTVTGRKRRCGWFDAVLVRQSCAVSGVTGIALTKLDVLDGFDTIRICTGYRLRGKILDYFPAHAADQAEVEPIYEEMDGWHESTAGARSYADLPAQAIKYIQRVQELIETPIALVSTSPEREDTILIRDPFSD
- a CDS encoding DOPA 4,5-dioxygenase family protein encodes the protein MTNLDARYHAHIYYDLAERPAAAALRDDFTRDPAILFVGAMTDRAVGPHPIAQYEVHFLARSQDAVIAAIEPTGLRALVHPLTDDDLADHTSLARWIGEPIDLDVTVLDPPGANQGMARFGGADF
- the serA gene encoding phosphoglycerate dehydrogenase, which gives rise to MTAPKVLISDKMDPKAEAIFKERGIDVDVITGKTKDELIAMIGAYDGLAIRSATKVTADVLAAATNLKVVGRAGIGVDNVDIPEASKKGVIVMNTPFGNSITTAEHAIAMMFALARQIPEANAGTQAGKWPKNDFMGVELTSKTLGLIGCGNIGSIVAERALGLRMKVVAFDPFLTPERAIELGVEKADLDTLLAKADFITLHTPLTDQTRNILSKENLAKTKKGVRIINCARGGLIDEAALKEALDSGHVAGAALDVFQAEPPAADHPLFGTPNFICTPHLGASTDEAQVNVAIQVAEQISDYLLTGGITNALNVPSLSAEEAPKLRPYMSLAEKLGSLVGQLAHDNLTTISIEVEGAAAELNLKPITAAVLTGLMRRYSDSVNMVNAPHLARERGLDVREVRHDREGDYHTLVRVTVATEAGDRSVAGTLFGNNEPRLVEMFGIKVEADLDGDMLYIVNEDAPGFIGRIGGALGDAGLNIGTFHLGRRAAGGEAVLLLSLDSPMPEPLLWQLCQLPGVKTVKGLKF